TGCCGACGGCTTGCCAGCCCTGATCGGTCACGCTCACCCCCGGTTGATCGAGCGCCACGGCCACCAGTTGTTGTCGATCCTCCTCATCCCAGGCCGTGAGCAGGGCATGACTGAGCACCGCCGCCCCGGAGCACCAGGCCTTGCGCCCGTTTAACCGCACCAGTTGCCCCGAACGGCTGACCCGAACCCGCGCCTGCGGTGGTTCGGCCGCCCACATGCCCCACGTACTGTCGGGTGTCGGTGTGCCGCCGAGTTGCTCGATGATCGCCAAGGCATCGGTATGACCTTCGTAGAGTTTGCACAAACCCAGATCATGGCCGCCGACTTCGGACAGTCGTTGCCAGCGCTCCAGCGTGCGACCGCTGCCGGGCAACGGCAGTCGGTCCAGTCCGGCCTCGACCATTTCCCGCAGGCACCGCCCCAGCGCTGCGCTATCCCGGTAGTCCGGCGTGTGACGCGAGAAATAGTCTGAAAGATCCATCTCAGTCTTCCTCGTCGCGTTGCAGTTCGAACAACAACAGCGAGCGCCCGGTGACCGAGTACTGATGGCCGAAATCGAAGCGTTCCTGACCCCGGATCGACGGTTGATTGGTGTCGACCATGCAGGTCCAGAAACTGCCTTCAGGCACTTCCGGCAAGGTGAAGTTGACGATGTCGTGGTGGGCGTTGACCACCAGCAGCAACGTCGCGTCGGCACCCTTGCGGCGGATGCCGGTTTCCTGGGCACGGCCATCGAGCAGCATGCCCAGGCAGCGGTTGTGCGCATCGTGCCAGTGCTCGGTGGTCATCTCCGTGGCGTCCGGTGCCAGCCAGGTCACGTCCTTGACCCCGATGTCTTCGTTATATTCGCCCACCAGAAAGCGTCCGCGACGCAGGATCGGGTAGGTCAGCCGCAGCTTGATCAGGCGTTTGACGAATTTCAGCAGCGCCTTGCCGTCCTCGCTCAGGTCCCAGTTGACCCAGCCGATCTCGCTGTCCTGGCAGTAGGCGTTGTTGTTGCCGTCCTGGGTGCGGGCGAATTCGTCACCGGCCACCAGCATCGGCGTGCCTTGGGCCAGCAACAGGGTGGCGAAGAAATTGCGCATCTGCCGATGACGCAGCGCATTGATTTCCGGATCGTCGGTGGGCCCTTCGACGCCGTGGTTCCAGGACAGGTTGTTGTTGCTGCCGTCCTGATTATTCTCGTCGTTGGCCTCGTTGTGCTTGTCGTTGTAGGACACCAGATCGTTGAGGGTGAAACCGTCGTGGGCGGTGACGAAATTCACCGACGAATAAGGCCGGCGGCCACGCTGGTTGAACATCTCGCCGGAAGCGGTCATGCGGCTGGCGAAATCGGCGAGCTGGCCGTCGTCGCCTTTCCAGAACGCGCGCACGGTGTCGCGGAATTTGTCGTTCCATTCGACCCAGCCCGGCGGGAAGTTACCGACCTGATAACCACCGGGCCCGCAGTCCCAGGGTTCGGCGATCAGTTTTACCTGACGCAGCACCGGATCCTGACGGCAGGCGACGAGGAAGCTGTGGCGTTCGTCGAAACCGTCGTGGTAGCGCCCGAGGATGGTCGCCAAATCGAAGCGGAAACCGTCGACGTGCATTTCGCTGGCCCAGTAACGCAACGAGTCGGTGACCATTTGCAGTACGCACGGGTGACTCAGATCCAGGGTGTTGCCGGTACCGGAATCGTTGATATAGAAGCGCTTGTCGTCCGGCATCAGCCGGTAGTACGAAGCGTTGTCGATCCCACGCATCGACAGGGTCGGGCCTTGTTCGTTGCCCTCGGCGGTGTGGTTGTAGACCACGTCGAGGATCACTTCGAGATTGGCTTCGTGCAGGTGCGCGACCATCTCCTTGAACTCGGCGATCTTGCCACTGGCCAGGTAACGCGGGTCCGGGGCGAAGAACGCAATGCTGTTGTAGCCCCAATAATTGGTCATGCCCTTGTGCAGCAGGTGCTGGTCGTTGACGAAGGCGTGGATCGGCAAGAGCTCGACGGTGGATACGCCGAGTTTGCGGATGTGCTCCAGCACATCGTCGACCATCAGCCCGGCAAATGTGCCGCGCACGTTATCCGGCACGGCGGGGTGACGCATGCTGATGCCGCGCACATGAGTCTCGTAAATGATGGTCTTGTCCCACGGTACGCTGACACGGTGGTCGTTGCCCCAGGTGTGCGCCGGGTCGATGACCTTGCATTTGGGCACGAACGGCGCGCTGTCACGCTCGTCGAAACTGAGGTCGGCGTCCGGGTGGCCGATGGTGTAGCCGAACAGCGCTTCAGACCATTTCAGTTGCCCGACCAGTTGCTTGGCATAGGGGTCGATCAGCAATTTGTTGTGGTTGAAGCGGTGGCCGTTGGCCGGATCGTAAGGGCCGTAGACCCGGTAGCCATAAATCAGCCCCGGATGGGCGTCGGGCAGATAACCGTGGAAAATTTCGTCGGTATATTCCGGCAGTTCGATGCGTTCGAGTTCGACTTCGCCGGCATCGTCGAAAATGCACAGTTCGACCCGGGTGGCGTTGGCGGAAAACAGCGCAAAGTTCACCCCCAGCCCATCCCAGGTGGCACCGAGCGGGAAGGGCAGACCCTCGCGGATTCGCGTGGGCTCGGCATGTGCGGCGGGCTCGGCTTTCTTTGGACGGGTCATGATTGCTCCTGCAAATCGGGGTGGGCATTTTTAAAGGGCGAGTGAACCCGCTGTGGCGAGCGAACCCGCCACACGGTCATTCAGTTCTACGGTTGGAAAAGCCTCAGATGGCCGGGGGCTTGCGCGGTGCGCGGGGCTTTTTCTCGGCGGCTTTTTCGCCCGGGGGAATCACTTTGGCGGCGCTGGCTGGCTTGGCTTTTGCCGATGCGGCTTTGGGCTTGGCCGTCGTTGCCTTGGGGGCAGAGGCCTTGGTACTCGCCGTTTTGCCAGCAGTTGCCTTCGGCGATTTCTTCGGAGCCAGTGCTTCGGCTTCGGCCAGTTTGCGCGCCATCTCCCAGTGGCGTGATTCCTGACCCTCGGGCTTACCTTCCGATTCCCAGATCTGATAGGCGAATTCGCGGATGCGTTTATCGTCGGTACTCATCGCAATGCTCCTGAACTGAACTCATGCTTCTAGAAGTGTTGGATAAACAGATTGACCGGGAAGTCCCCCAGCGCAGCGCTGACCTCCAGCTCCCTGTTTTTTGTGACTGCGGTGCTCGAAAAAAGTCCCTTCAGATTTTCGTCGGAGGCGGCGAACGGTAATTCCACCCGCGTATCGCCCCAACGCAGCGCATCGACCTGCGGGACGGCACCGTTTTCCAGCAGGGTCGCGCAACGGATCGGCACGATGACGATGGCCCGTTTCCCCTCGTGCTCGCGGGCAAACGCCAGCACGTTGTGCGCCTGACTGCCCAGCACCTCCAGGGCCTGGTACGAACCCCGGCGGAACAGCTCGGTGTGCTCGGCGCGCAGGTTCAGTACTTGCGCGATCAATGCTTGCTTGATGCGCCCGTCGCGCCAGTTCGACAGCAGTTCCGCTATGGGCGCAGGTTTCACGGACTGCTCACGCAGGCCGTAATCCACCGGTCGGCGGTTGTCCGGATCCACCAGGCTGAAATCCCAGAACTCGTTGCCCTGATACAGATCCGGCACGCCCGGTACGGTCATGTGCAGCAAGGTTTGCGCCAGACTGTTGAGGGCGCCGGCAGCAGCGATGCTGTTGACGCTCTTGGCCAGCGCCCCGCGCAGCAGCTCACCTTCGGGCGCCAGCAAAAGCTGCTCGGTGAATGACTGGGCGGCGTTTTCATAGGCTTCGTTCGGCGCACTCCAGCTGCTTTGCAGCTTGGCTTCGCGCAGGGCTTTCTGCTGCCATTGCCAGATGCGTCTGGCGTAGTCGGTGAATCCGCCCTGATCGTCGTTGTGCAGCTCCAGCGGCCAACTGCCGAGCAACGCTTGATAGAGGATCAATTCGTCAGCGGACGACGGCATCTGATCGTCATTACGCAATGGCCGCGCGAGGGCACGCCACAGCTCGACCTGTTCGGCGTACCAGTGGCTGCGCTCGCTGAGCACGGCCAGCCGTGCACGGGTGTCTTCGCCGCGCTTGTGGTCGTGGGTGGCGGTGGCCAGCAGGTTGTCGGGGAATGTCGCCAGACGTTGCTGGTTTGCCGCATGAAAGTCGCTGACCGGGGCGCTGAACTGTTCGGTGTTGTAGCCCACGTCATTGCGCGACAGCAGCACCGCCGAGCGATACAGCGCCGTGTCTTCCACGGCTTTGGCGGCAGCAGGCGAGGTGAGTTGCTGAAAGCGTACGCAGGCGTGGCGCAGGATCTTGCGCGAACGCCCACGGGGTTTGCGCCGCCACGGCTGGCCGCCGAGCCAGCCGGCGACGGAGTCAAGCACCGGCCAGTCGCTTTCGCTCAGTGTCTGCCGCGCACCTTCCATGGCCTGCTGGAAAAACACCTCGTCTTGCGCCGAGCGGCCCATCGCACTGATGTAGGTGCGATACACCGGAAAGTGCACGATCAACGCCTGCAACACCCGGCGGATCGAGCCGAGCGTGAGGTCGCGGGTCATCAGGTCGTCCCGGGCCACTTGCAGCAGCGCCTGGGCAACGCTTTCGCAATCGCTGGCCAATGAACCGTTGAGAATCTGCTGACGCGCCAGCCGTGCCTCTTCGATAAACGCGGCGGGGCGCTCGGTGCGGCGCTGCCACAAGTCGCCGAGCACATGCTCGCCGGCCGGGTCGTGTTGCAGCAGCGACAGCTGATTCATGAACTCGTAACCGGTGCTGCCATCCACCGCCCAGTCGGTGCGCAGGGTTTCGCCGTCGCCGAGAATCTTCTCGACGTAGATCGGCAAGTGTCGTCCCGGTGCCAGAAAGTCGAGGCGTCGCCGCAGCTTTCGGCAATAACCCCGTGGGTCGGCGAGCCCGTCGATGTGGTCGATGCGCAAGCCGTCGATCAGGCCTTCTTCGATCAACTGGAAGATCTTGCCGTGGGTCGCCTCGAACACGGCAGGCCGCTCGACCCGCAGGCCGCCGAGTTCGTTGATGTCGAAGAAACGCCGCCAGTTGATGTCGTCCGCGGCGGTGCGCCAACTGGCCAGGCGATAGCTTTGCCGTTCCAGCAGTTGATGGAGGCGCTGGAAACCGTCTTCGGTCTTCGAGTCGTAGCCCGTCAGATTGCGCTGGATGGCTTGCAGGATGTGCGGGTCGCTTGCCAGTTGCTGCAGTTCTTCCTTGAGCGGGATGGCCAGCGAGCGGGCATCGGTCTGGTAGCTGAGGCTGCCGAAACGATCGGCCAGCGACTTGAGCGCTTCGCTCACTGGCTCGTCGGCTTTCAGCAGTTCGCCGTAATCCGCGGGGCAGATCGGGAAGTGATGCTCGTAATGCTCGACGTGAAAAGTGCCCGACCTGGCGTTGAACACCAGCGGCAGCGTGCCGTCCTGCAATGCAATGCCGTAATCGCTGCCAAGAAAGGGCAGCAACAACTGGCCTTCCATCAACGGGTCCGGCGAGTGCCATTGAATGTCGAAGAACTCGCCATAGGGACTGAGCCGACCCCATTCCAGCAGGTCGAGCCACCACGGGTTGTCACCGCCACCGACCGCCATGTGATTGGAGACGATGTCGAGGATCAGCCCCATACCGTGTTCACGCAGGGCCGCGACCAACCGGCGCAGCGCCGGTTCGCCGCCAAGTTCCGGGTTGACCCGGGTCGGGTCGACCACGTCGTAGCCGTGCATGGAGCCTGCACGGGCCGCGAGCAGCGGTGAGGCGTAAACATGGCTGATGCCGAGGCGGGCAAAGTACGCCACCAACGGCACCGCCTCATCGAGAGTGAAACCCTTGTGAAACTGCAGGCGCAGCGTGGCGCGCAAGGTCAGGTTTTGCACTGCACTCATTGGTCACGCTCGGCGGCCTGAAGGCGGGCGCAGGCGATCAGTTCCAGACGCCGCGCGGCATCGACGCCATCGAGCAAGGTGTCACTGGTGCCCGGCAGGCGCCGCGACCAGTTCGGATGAGTGTCGATGGTGCCAGGCAGGTTGGCCTGTTCGTCCAGGCCCAGCGCGTCCTCCAGCGGCAGCAGCACCAGCGGCGCGCGGGTGTGGCCAAGGAAGCGGACACTGGCGTCGACCACCTGATCGGCTTCGTGGGATTCCTCGCGAAAGTTCTGCGGGTCCTGGCTCAGGGCATTGCGCAAACCGTCGCGCTCGCGCTCGCGATAGCGGCGCCAGTCGATTTCGCCGTTGGCGTCGATCAGCCCGAGTCGCGAATTCCAGTCGATATCCCGGCCATGCCACCAGCCGTTGAGGGTCGGCAGATCGTGGGTGCTGGTGGTGGCCAAAGCGTTGTCCGGCCAGTCGAGGATCGGTTTGAACCAGGTGTTGTCCTGTTCGAACAACAGCACGCGCATGCCGAGCATGGCCCGGGCGACCAGTTTTTCCCGCAGGCCATCGGGCACGGTGCCGAGATCTTCGCCCAGCACGATCGCTTGATGGCGGTGGGATTCCAGGGTCAGCAGACGCAGCAGGTCGTCCACCGGGTAATACAGGTACGCGCCGTCCGCCGGCGCTGCGCCGTTGGGAATCACCCACAGCCGTTGCAGGCCCATGACATGGTCGATACGCAGGCCGCCGGCGTGGGCGAAGTTGGCGCGCAGCATGTCGATGAACGCCCGAAAGCCATTGCGCACCAGACCTTCCGGGGAGAACGCCGAGATGCCCCAGCCCTGGCCGGAGCGATTGAGAATGTCCGGTGGCGCACCGACCGTCAGTGACGCCAGCAATTCGTCCTGAAAACTCCAAGCCTGACTGCCGGCTCCATCGGCGCCCACCGCGAGGTCGGCGATCAGACCGATGCCCATGCCGGCGCTGCGGGCGGCGTTTTGCGCGCGCTCAAGACAGCGGTGAATCAACCACTGGCAAAACGCGAAGTAGCCGATGCGGTCGGCGTATTCCTCGGCAAACGCACTGAGCGCCGCGCCGCGCGGGTCGTGCCAATGTTCTGGCCATTCGCGCCAGTCGAGGTTTTCGCCACGGGCGGCGCGCATTTCCTGGATGGCTTCGAAGCGGCAGTGGTTTTCCAGCGCTTCGCCACCCGCGTCGCGGTAGCTGGAGAAATCCGCCTGCAACGGATGCTCGCCACGGATAAAACCTTCGTATAGCGCTTGCAGGAGTTTTTGCTTGGCGTCGGCGGCGCTGGGCCAGTCGATCAGTTTCAGGTTCTCCAGTTGCTGGAACTGATCATTCAGACCTGCGGCGTCGATGGCATCGCGCAGGGCGCGCTCGCCGAGAATCGTCCCCGGCGCGGCATACAAGGAATTGAGGAACAGTCGGCTGGACGGCGAGTACGGGCTGTAGCGCCCGGTGTCGGCGCTGAACATTGCGTGCAGCGGGCTGATTGCCAGGGCGTCGGCCCCGCGTTCGCCGGCGCTGCGGGCCAGTTCCTCAAGGGCCTGGGTGTCGCCGAAACCGCCGTCGCCGGGGCGGCGCAGGCTGTAAAGCTGCACGCTCAGGCCCCAGGCGCGGGGGATCGGGTTGTCCACGGCATCGCCCACGCTGTAGCAGCGCTCGGGGGCTACGGCCAAGGTGAAATGTTGATCGGCGATATGGACTTGCTGATACCCGACCGGGATTTCACCGGGCAGCACCGCATTGGCATCAAGTTTGAGCGACAGCCGCGTGCCGTCCTCAAGATGAATCTCACAGGGGCTTCCGGGTTCGAAGTAACGCGCCAGATCCAGGCCCAAGCCGACATCGGCGGTCAGCAGCGGCGGCAATTGGCGGTCCTGTTGCACTTGTTGCAGTTCCAGCAGGCTGGCGTCGATTTCCTGGGCCGAGCCGGCCGGGTGACCGAGCCCGGTGAGGACATTGCGCAGCACCGCCGGGGCGACTTTTTGCTGACGGCCATTGGCGTCGATCCAGTCGACCGCAAGGCCGGCTCGGCTGGCGAGAATTTCCAGTTGCGCATCGCTCATAGGCGCTCTCCATCCAGGGGTGGCAAAGGGGTTGCGGCCGTGAGGCTGACGAGCGCGCAATACGGGGGCAGTTGCCCTTCATCCGTCAGGTCGGCAGCGGGCGGCTGGCGCAGCAGCCACACCGATTCGGCCTGTGGTGGGTTGACCACCGGGCTGTCGCCGAGGTTCAGGTCGATTCGCAGCTCGCTGCCATTCCCCAGACGCCAGCGCGCGCTGACGGCGCCAGGCCCCAGCACTTGAGCGCCGAGCGCCTGGGTTCCGGGCAAGTGCGGAATGATGTGTTGGTGGCGCAGTTGCAACAGCTGTCGATACAGCGCCAGGGTGGCCTGCTGTTTCGGCGTGCCGCTGCCGATCAGCCGGGGTTGCGAGGCGTGGAACGTCTGCTCGGCGTTGGGATCGGGAATCTGCTCGCGGCGCTGTGGATCGGCAAACGCACTGAACGCGGCGAACTCGTTGCGCCGGCCTTCGCGCACCAATTTGGCGAGTTCGCCGTGGTGACTGGTGAAAAACAGGAACGGTTGCTCGGCGGCAAACTCGTCGCCCATGAACATCAACGGAATCATCGGTGACAACAGCAACAACACGGTGGCGGCCTGCAGGGCACGGGGATCTGCCAGTTGATGCAGGCGTTCGCCGAAGGCGCGGTTGCCGATCTGGTCGTGGTTCTGCAGGAACAGCACGAACGCGGTGGATGGCAGATGTTCGCTCGGCTCGCCACGGGGCGTGCCGTGGCGGGTCAGGTGACCCTGAAACACAAAACCCTGGCTCAGACACCGAGCCAGTTGTTCGGTGGGATGTTCGGCGTAGTCGGCGTAATAGGCATCGGTTTCGCCGGTCAGCAGCACATGCAGGGCATTGTGACCGTCGTCGTTCCACTGGGCATCGTAGGCATCTTCCAGCAGGCTGGCCTGATTGTGCTCGTTCTCCACGGTCAGCCAGACATGCCGCGCAGGGTCTATCTGTTGCCGGATGCACTGCGCCAGTTCTTGCAGGAAATCCGGGTCTTCGATGGCATGCACCGCGTCCAGGCGCAGACCGTCGAAACGGTATTCCAGCAGCCACATCAATGCGTTTTCGACGAAGAAGTCCCGCACTTCGCGGCGACGGAAATCGATGGCCGCACCCCAGGGCGTGTGTTTGTCCTCGCGAAAAAAGCCCTTGGCATAGCGATGCAGATAGTTGCCGTCGGGGCCGAAGTGGTTGTAGACCACGTCGAGAATCACCGCCAGACCAT
This genomic window from Pseudomonas kribbensis contains:
- the glgX gene encoding glycogen debranching protein GlgX gives rise to the protein MTRPKKAEPAAHAEPTRIREGLPFPLGATWDGLGVNFALFSANATRVELCIFDDAGEVELERIELPEYTDEIFHGYLPDAHPGLIYGYRVYGPYDPANGHRFNHNKLLIDPYAKQLVGQLKWSEALFGYTIGHPDADLSFDERDSAPFVPKCKVIDPAHTWGNDHRVSVPWDKTIIYETHVRGISMRHPAVPDNVRGTFAGLMVDDVLEHIRKLGVSTVELLPIHAFVNDQHLLHKGMTNYWGYNSIAFFAPDPRYLASGKIAEFKEMVAHLHEANLEVILDVVYNHTAEGNEQGPTLSMRGIDNASYYRLMPDDKRFYINDSGTGNTLDLSHPCVLQMVTDSLRYWASEMHVDGFRFDLATILGRYHDGFDERHSFLVACRQDPVLRQVKLIAEPWDCGPGGYQVGNFPPGWVEWNDKFRDTVRAFWKGDDGQLADFASRMTASGEMFNQRGRRPYSSVNFVTAHDGFTLNDLVSYNDKHNEANDENNQDGSNNNLSWNHGVEGPTDDPEINALRHRQMRNFFATLLLAQGTPMLVAGDEFARTQDGNNNAYCQDSEIGWVNWDLSEDGKALLKFVKRLIKLRLTYPILRRGRFLVGEYNEDIGVKDVTWLAPDATEMTTEHWHDAHNRCLGMLLDGRAQETGIRRKGADATLLLVVNAHHDIVNFTLPEVPEGSFWTCMVDTNQPSIRGQERFDFGHQYSVTGRSLLLFELQRDEED
- a CDS encoding DUF2934 domain-containing protein, encoding MSTDDKRIREFAYQIWESEGKPEGQESRHWEMARKLAEAEALAPKKSPKATAGKTASTKASAPKATTAKPKAASAKAKPASAAKVIPPGEKAAEKKPRAPRKPPAI
- a CDS encoding malto-oligosyltrehalose synthase, whose product is MSAVQNLTLRATLRLQFHKGFTLDEAVPLVAYFARLGISHVYASPLLAARAGSMHGYDVVDPTRVNPELGGEPALRRLVAALREHGMGLILDIVSNHMAVGGGDNPWWLDLLEWGRLSPYGEFFDIQWHSPDPLMEGQLLLPFLGSDYGIALQDGTLPLVFNARSGTFHVEHYEHHFPICPADYGELLKADEPVSEALKSLADRFGSLSYQTDARSLAIPLKEELQQLASDPHILQAIQRNLTGYDSKTEDGFQRLHQLLERQSYRLASWRTAADDINWRRFFDINELGGLRVERPAVFEATHGKIFQLIEEGLIDGLRIDHIDGLADPRGYCRKLRRRLDFLAPGRHLPIYVEKILGDGETLRTDWAVDGSTGYEFMNQLSLLQHDPAGEHVLGDLWQRRTERPAAFIEEARLARQQILNGSLASDCESVAQALLQVARDDLMTRDLTLGSIRRVLQALIVHFPVYRTYISAMGRSAQDEVFFQQAMEGARQTLSESDWPVLDSVAGWLGGQPWRRKPRGRSRKILRHACVRFQQLTSPAAAKAVEDTALYRSAVLLSRNDVGYNTEQFSAPVSDFHAANQQRLATFPDNLLATATHDHKRGEDTRARLAVLSERSHWYAEQVELWRALARPLRNDDQMPSSADELILYQALLGSWPLELHNDDQGGFTDYARRIWQWQQKALREAKLQSSWSAPNEAYENAAQSFTEQLLLAPEGELLRGALAKSVNSIAAAGALNSLAQTLLHMTVPGVPDLYQGNEFWDFSLVDPDNRRPVDYGLREQSVKPAPIAELLSNWRDGRIKQALIAQVLNLRAEHTELFRRGSYQALEVLGSQAHNVLAFAREHEGKRAIVIVPIRCATLLENGAVPQVDALRWGDTRVELPFAASDENLKGLFSSTAVTKNRELEVSAALGDFPVNLFIQHF
- the malQ gene encoding 4-alpha-glucanotransferase, coding for MSDAQLEILASRAGLAVDWIDANGRQQKVAPAVLRNVLTGLGHPAGSAQEIDASLLELQQVQQDRQLPPLLTADVGLGLDLARYFEPGSPCEIHLEDGTRLSLKLDANAVLPGEIPVGYQQVHIADQHFTLAVAPERCYSVGDAVDNPIPRAWGLSVQLYSLRRPGDGGFGDTQALEELARSAGERGADALAISPLHAMFSADTGRYSPYSPSSRLFLNSLYAAPGTILGERALRDAIDAAGLNDQFQQLENLKLIDWPSAADAKQKLLQALYEGFIRGEHPLQADFSSYRDAGGEALENHCRFEAIQEMRAARGENLDWREWPEHWHDPRGAALSAFAEEYADRIGYFAFCQWLIHRCLERAQNAARSAGMGIGLIADLAVGADGAGSQAWSFQDELLASLTVGAPPDILNRSGQGWGISAFSPEGLVRNGFRAFIDMLRANFAHAGGLRIDHVMGLQRLWVIPNGAAPADGAYLYYPVDDLLRLLTLESHRHQAIVLGEDLGTVPDGLREKLVARAMLGMRVLLFEQDNTWFKPILDWPDNALATTSTHDLPTLNGWWHGRDIDWNSRLGLIDANGEIDWRRYRERERDGLRNALSQDPQNFREESHEADQVVDASVRFLGHTRAPLVLLPLEDALGLDEQANLPGTIDTHPNWSRRLPGTSDTLLDGVDAARRLELIACARLQAAERDQ
- the treZ gene encoding malto-oligosyltrehalose trehalohydrolase produces the protein MPSRSPETWPHGAIMLDADHTQFALWAPDAFYVSVELDNGQSLPMLPQGDGWFVIKSHCPAGCRYRYNIDGELEVPDPASRAQDGDLDRHSVVVDPHAYHWRHSTWQGRPWNEAVIYELHVGALGGFAEVEQHLARLAGLGITAIELMPIAQFPGARNWGYDGVLHFAPQASYGTPEQLKHLIDSAHGYGLAVILDVVYNHFGPDGNYLHRYAKGFFREDKHTPWGAAIDFRRREVRDFFVENALMWLLEYRFDGLRLDAVHAIEDPDFLQELAQCIRQQIDPARHVWLTVENEHNQASLLEDAYDAQWNDDGHNALHVLLTGETDAYYADYAEHPTEQLARCLSQGFVFQGHLTRHGTPRGEPSEHLPSTAFVLFLQNHDQIGNRAFGERLHQLADPRALQAATVLLLLSPMIPLMFMGDEFAAEQPFLFFTSHHGELAKLVREGRRNEFAAFSAFADPQRREQIPDPNAEQTFHASQPRLIGSGTPKQQATLALYRQLLQLRHQHIIPHLPGTQALGAQVLGPGAVSARWRLGNGSELRIDLNLGDSPVVNPPQAESVWLLRQPPAADLTDEGQLPPYCALVSLTAATPLPPLDGERL